One Thalassotalea atypica DNA window includes the following coding sequences:
- a CDS encoding motility associated factor glycosyltransferase family protein, whose amino-acid sequence MTTIDFHFETISNRWPEIYEKFRSQTASDVEIAYEQNTLVINNIQLTSNYDRDKEAKLIVETVPHHAREVNVFGVGLGDHIQVLLNRSAIVHVNVVILNYSVTLAALSAVDHPWLKDPRVNLIDASQIEDVSQPFCALISELVLANDNYSRLRDRVLVELDESGKLKNARKRNFENSLFLNEVNIVQDPDVSTLITKLAPVQKIYIAAAGPTLEDHLPWLAANNDNILIIAVDTAVPALVSMNIIPDVIFMIDEHTHMFFDSIDLDTLKKSVLVYFPTANNNFISRWPRDKFCAYGSTIDFNEINQKIRKSRLYSAGSVIHPSIDLGLQMGASEIILLGADFSFIDSKSHANLSAELYSKEEMSQSHHWVHNGQGGKNRTLANYRTYLRELEIYISRNRHVQFYNGSLRGALIEGTTLWQH is encoded by the coding sequence TACGAGCAAAACACGCTGGTCATAAACAATATTCAGCTAACCTCAAATTACGATCGAGATAAGGAAGCAAAACTAATTGTAGAGACCGTCCCTCATCATGCAAGAGAAGTTAATGTCTTTGGTGTGGGCTTAGGTGATCATATACAAGTATTGTTAAACAGAAGTGCTATTGTCCATGTTAATGTCGTCATCTTAAATTACAGTGTAACCCTCGCCGCATTGTCTGCAGTCGATCATCCTTGGCTAAAAGATCCAAGAGTTAATTTAATCGATGCGAGCCAAATAGAAGATGTGTCTCAGCCTTTTTGTGCATTAATCAGTGAATTAGTGCTTGCAAACGACAACTATTCCCGTTTAAGAGATAGAGTGCTAGTTGAGCTGGATGAATCAGGAAAGCTAAAAAATGCACGTAAAAGAAATTTTGAAAATTCATTGTTTTTGAATGAAGTTAACATCGTTCAGGATCCTGATGTTTCAACATTAATTACCAAACTTGCTCCAGTGCAAAAGATATACATTGCTGCTGCTGGACCAACGCTAGAAGATCACCTCCCTTGGCTGGCAGCAAACAACGATAATATTTTAATTATTGCGGTGGATACCGCAGTTCCAGCACTTGTCTCAATGAACATTATCCCAGATGTAATTTTCATGATTGATGAACACACCCATATGTTTTTTGATAGTATTGACCTTGATACACTGAAAAAATCAGTCCTTGTTTACTTTCCAACGGCTAACAATAACTTTATATCCCGTTGGCCAAGAGACAAGTTTTGCGCTTATGGATCGACGATTGATTTCAATGAAATCAATCAAAAAATAAGAAAATCCCGCTTATATTCTGCTGGCAGCGTAATTCATCCGAGTATCGATTTAGGTCTGCAAATGGGCGCTTCAGAGATTATATTGCTAGGCGCAGACTTCTCATTTATTGATTCAAAGTCCCATGCCAATTTAAGTGCTGAACTTTATTCAAAAGAAGAAATGTCTCAAAGTCATCATTGGGTTCATAATGGTCAAGGTGGGAAGAATAGAACCTTAGCTAATTATCGTACTTACTTAAGAGAGCTTGAAATCTATATCTCAAGAAATAGACATGTACAATTTTACAATGGCAGTCTAAGGGGAGCACTGATTGAAGGAACAACACTATGGCAACATTAG